From Hyla sarda isolate aHylSar1 chromosome 5, aHylSar1.hap1, whole genome shotgun sequence, a single genomic window includes:
- the LOC130273480 gene encoding uncharacterized protein LOC130273480 isoform X2 has product MSLRSGSQYNAEDQLPGTHQGRESTPSVQQEDVRSRSSRSARSSQISSASALFARARAKAEAARVQLEFAEKEAAIMKERSEKEAAIMKERSEKEAAIIKEKTEQEAKLHILQRQCAAAAAAAEAAAYADIERSGMESIHEGPDVPEKPLSSAERTRAYVQDISSGSSTIPFLNPKSAEFKPKPSVLLSARKETHEAGSNRVIKEESSPQQPKHQSMQDVTKYLIRKEMVNTGFLKFDDCPENYWAWKASFLNAVKDLDLTAAETLDLMVKWLGSESTEHARRMRRIHLFNPSVGLDMAWQRLEERYGSPEAIEGALMKRLESFPKLNSKDNLKLQELGDILWEVQCAKEEGYLRGLAHLDTANGTKPIVEKLPHHLQEKWVSVGAKYKEEHGVPFPPFFVFSRFVQQQAKMRCDPSFSFITSSQLPKAEKPPRSYNRTSVITHKTTVPSEDPGDSSSYKVNTFEGPDRLCPLHKKPHPLNKCKGFKSKPIKERLAFLRQNGICFKCCESTKHIAKDCKIQANCSECGSDRHISALHPNTLHQPLEVTETPKDEGREQKDKSAIPVMSKCTEICGDSTNPRSCSKICLATVYPTGKREKAVKMYVVLDEQSNRSLARSDFFDAFNITSRAVPYTLKTCAGVIETSGRRATDFTIESLDKRIHLSLPTLIECDMIPDDKSEIPTPEVALHHPHLNAISHLIPAVQTDVSILLLLGRDILQVHKVRQQINGPFNAPYAQRLDLGWVIVGEVCLGAAHRPDSVNTSKTSVLTNGRTSLLSPCQNSFVVKETLKPYCGSPSSYDRNISSGLKTDNLGNSVFQKTKDDDKQAMSIDDQTFLHIMDKETFQDKNNNWVAPLPFRKPRCYLPSNREQAMKRLNTLRKTLQRKPEVKKDFTEFIKRMLDNNHAELAPSLDKGKEHWYLPMFGVYHPHKPDQIRVVFDSSAQQEGISLNDVLLSGPDLNNTLLGVLLRFRKEPIAFTADVQQMFYCFLVREDHRDYLRFLWYKDNDIDKEVTEYRMRVHVFGNSPSPAVAIYCMRKAAQKGAERYGQDAKHFVMRHFYVDDGLASANTPEGAVNILNKAKQMLAESNLRLHKIASNSKQVMEAFTAEDRAKDLKDLCLGTDTLPLQKSLGLSWDLDKDCFVFQVCSAEKPFTRRGILSTVNSLYDPLGFVAPVTIKDSLYRQEVTFVPGSSSTILRSLFHWAGSMYLSLP; this is encoded by the exons ATGAGTCTAAGATCAGGAAGTCAGTATAATGCTGAAGATCAGCTACCCGGGACACATCAAGGCAGGGAAAGCACGCCAAGTGTCCAGCAGGAGGATGTACGCTCACGCTCATCTAGATCAGCAAGGTCCAGTCAGATTTCATCAGCAAGTGCCCTTTTTGCCAGGGCTCGCGCCAAAGCAGAGGCTGCTCGCGTTCAGCTAGAATTTGCTGAGAAAGAGGCTGCCATTATGAAGGAAAGATCAGAGAAAGAGGCTGCCATTATGAAGGAAAGATCAGAGAAAGAGGCTgccattataaaagaaaaaactgaacAGGAAGCAAAGTTGCATATTCTTCAACGTCAGTGTGCAGCCGCTGctgcagcagcagaagcagcagcttaTGCGGATATTGAGCGGTCTGGAATGGAATCTATCCACGAAGGCCCAGATGTGCCCGAGAAACCGCTTTCCTCTGCAGAACGCACTAGGGCGTATGTCCAAGATATTTCAAGTGGCAGCTCAACAATACCGTTTCTCAATCCAAAGTCAGCTGAATTTAAACCAAAACCATCAGTACTCCTGAGCGCACGAAAAGAAACCCATGAGGCTGGCAGTAACAGAGTGATAAAAGAAGAATCCTCACCGCAGCAACCCAAACACCAGAGCATGCAAGACGTCACTAAATATCTTATCCGTAAAGAAATGGTTAATACAGGCTTCCTCAAGTTTGATGACTGCCCAGAAAATTACTGGGCATGGAAGGCTTCTTTTCTGAATGCAGTCAAAGACTTGGACTTAACAGCAGCTGAGACGCTAGACCTGATGGTAAAGTGGCTTGGGTCTGAGTCTACAGAGCATGCAAGAAGGATGCGCAGGATACACCTATTTAACCCTTCAGTAGGACTCGATATGGCCTGGCAAAGGCTAGAAGAAAGATATGGATCACCAGAGGCAATTGAAGGTGCTCTGATGAAAAGACTGGAGTCTTTCCCTAAGCTAAACAGCAAAGACAATTTAAAACTGCAAGAGCTGGGTGATATTCTTTGGGAAGTCCAGTGTGCCAAAGAAGAAGGTTATTTAAGGGGACTTGCACATTTAGATACTGCCAACGGTACTAAGCCTATAGTGGAGAAACTACCTCACCACCTGCAAGAGAAATGGGTGAGTGTTGGAGCTAAATACAAAGAAGAACATGGTGTCCCCTTCCCCCCTTTCTTTGTGTTTTCTAGGTTTGTACAGCAGCAAGCTAAGATGAGGTGCGATCCCAGTTTTTCCTTCATCACCAGCAGCCAACTGCCTAAGGCAGAAAAGCCACCTAGATCCTACAATAGGACTTCAGTGATCACCCACAAGACAACAGTTCCCTCTGAGGACCCAGGAGATTCAAGCAGCTACAAGGTAAACACCTTTGaaggccctgacagactttgcccACTTCATAAAAAGCCCCATCCTCTAAACAAGTGCAAAGGGTTCAAAAGTAAACCTATCAAGGAAAGGTTAGCCTTTCTTAGACAAAACGGCATATGCTTCAAGTGTTGTGAATCCACCAAACACATAGCTAAAGACTGCAAAATACAAGCAAATTGCTCAGAATGTGGCAGTGACAGACACATCTCAGCTCTGCACCCCAATACTTTGCATCAACCATTAGAGGTCACTGAAACCCCAAAAGATGAGGGCAGGGAGCAAAAAGATAAATCAGCTATCCCAGTAATGTCCAAATGCACTGAAATCTGTGGTGACAGTACAAATCCACGCTCATGTTCCAAGATCTGCCTAGCAACAGTGTACCCCACAGGGAAAAGAGAAAAGGCAGTAAAGATGTATGTGGTTCTGGATGAACAAAGTAACAGGTCGCTGGCAAGGTCAGACTTTTTTGATGCCTTCAACATTACATCAAGGGCAGTTCCATACACCCTAAAGACATGTGCAGGAGTGATAGAAACTTCAGGGAGAAGAGCTACTGACTTTACTATTGAGTCTCTTGACAAGAGGATCCATCTCTCACTTCCCACTTTGATAGAGTGTGATATGATACCAGATGATAAATCAGAGATCCCTACACCAGAAgtggcccttcatcatcctcatctTAATGCAATATCTCACCTTATTCCAGCTGTCCAGACAGACGTCTCTATTCTTCTACTTCTTGGAAGAGACATTCTACAGGTGCATAAGGTACGCCAACAAATTAATGGACCATTTAATGCCCCCTATGCGCAAAGACTTGACTTGGGGTGGGTTATAGTAGGAGAAGTTTGTTTGGGAGCAGCTCATCGGCCTGACAGTGTCAACACTTCTAAGACATCTGTGTTAACAAATGGACGCACGTCCCTTCTCAGTCCATGCCAAAACAGCTTTGTTGTTAAAGAAACCCTAAAACCATACTGTGGCTCTCCTTCCAGTTATGATAGGAATATTAGTAGTGGTCTGAAGACCGACAATTTAGGGAACTCAGTGTTCCAGAAGACAAAAGATGATGACAAACAAGCAATGTCCATAGATGATCAAACCTTTCTCCACATCATGGATAAAGAGACTTTCCAAGATAAGAACAACAATTGGGTAGCCCCTTTACCTTTTCGCAAACCAAGGTGTTATTTACCTAGTAACAGAGAGCAAGCCATGAAGCGCTTAAACACACTACGCAAAACTTTGCAAAGAAAGCCTGAAGTGAAAAAAGACTTTACAGAATTTATCAAAAGGATGCTGGACAATAATCATGCTGAATTAGCACCATCACTGGATAAAGGTAAAGAACACTGGTATCTGCCAATGTTTGGCGTTTACCATCCACACAAGCCAGATCAAATAAGAGTTGTGTTCGATTCCAGTGCTCAACAGGAAGGCATTTCACTAAACGATGTACTGCTGAGTGGCCCAGACCTAAATAACACACTTCTGGGTGTCCTCTTGCGCTTCAGGAAGGAGCCTATTGCCTTCACAGCTGATGTGCAAcagatgttttattgttttctagtGAGAGAGGACCATCGAGACTACCTGCGTTTCCTGTGGTACAAGGATAACGACATAGATAAAGAGGTAACAGAGTACAGAATGAGAGTACATGTTTTTGGTAACAGCCCTTCCCCCGCTGTTGCCATATATTGTATGCGGAAAGCTGCCCAGAAAGGTGCAGAACGTTATGGTCAAGATGCCAAGCACTTTGTGATGAGACATTTCTATGTAGATGACGGACTTGCTTCAGCGAACACACCTGAAGGAGCAGTTAACATTCTCAACAAAGCAAAACAAATGCTGGCAGAGTCTAATCTGCGACTACATAAGATTGCCTCTAACAGCAAACAAGTCATGGAAGCTTTCACCGCAGAAGACAGAGCTAAAGACCTCAAAGACCTTTGCCTGGGAACAGACACCCTTCCATTGCAGAAAAGTCTAGGCCTAAGCTGGGATCTAGATAAAGACTGTTTTGTGTTTCAGGTTTGTTCAGCAGAAAAGCCATTCACAAGAAGAGGGATCCTATCCACTGTTAACAGTCTCTACGACCCTCTCGGGTTTGTGGCACCAGTCACCATAAAAG ATAGTTTATACAGACAGGAAGTGACCTTTGTTCCAGGAAGCTCTTCCACCATCTTGAGGTCACTCTTTCACTGGGCAGGCAGCATGTATCTATCTCTCCCATGA
- the LOC130273480 gene encoding uncharacterized protein LOC130273480 isoform X1: MSLRSGSQYNAEDQLPGTHQGRESTPSVQQEDVRSRSSRSARSSQISSASALFARARAKAEAARVQLEFAEKEAAIMKERSEKEAAIMKERSEKEAAIIKEKTEQEAKLHILQRQCAAAAAAAEAAAYADIERSGMESIHEGPDVPEKPLSSAERTRAYVQDISSGSSTIPFLNPKSAEFKPKPSVLLSARKETHEAGSNRVIKEESSPQQPKHQSMQDVTKYLIRKEMVNTGFLKFDDCPENYWAWKASFLNAVKDLDLTAAETLDLMVKWLGSESTEHARRMRRIHLFNPSVGLDMAWQRLEERYGSPEAIEGALMKRLESFPKLNSKDNLKLQELGDILWEVQCAKEEGYLRGLAHLDTANGTKPIVEKLPHHLQEKWVSVGAKYKEEHGVPFPPFFVFSRFVQQQAKMRCDPSFSFITSSQLPKAEKPPRSYNRTSVITHKTTVPSEDPGDSSSYKVNTFEGPDRLCPLHKKPHPLNKCKGFKSKPIKERLAFLRQNGICFKCCESTKHIAKDCKIQANCSECGSDRHISALHPNTLHQPLEVTETPKDEGREQKDKSAIPVMSKCTEICGDSTNPRSCSKICLATVYPTGKREKAVKMYVVLDEQSNRSLARSDFFDAFNITSRAVPYTLKTCAGVIETSGRRATDFTIESLDKRIHLSLPTLIECDMIPDDKSEIPTPEVALHHPHLNAISHLIPAVQTDVSILLLLGRDILQVHKVRQQINGPFNAPYAQRLDLGWVIVGEVCLGAAHRPDSVNTSKTSVLTNGRTSLLSPCQNSFVVKETLKPYCGSPSSYDRNISSGLKTDNLGNSVFQKTKDDDKQAMSIDDQTFLHIMDKETFQDKNNNWVAPLPFRKPRCYLPSNREQAMKRLNTLRKTLQRKPEVKKDFTEFIKRMLDNNHAELAPSLDKGKEHWYLPMFGVYHPHKPDQIRVVFDSSAQQEGISLNDVLLSGPDLNNTLLGVLLRFRKEPIAFTADVQQMFYCFLVREDHRDYLRFLWYKDNDIDKEVTEYRMRVHVFGNSPSPAVAIYCMRKAAQKGAERYGQDAKHFVMRHFYVDDGLASANTPEGAVNILNKAKQMLAESNLRLHKIASNSKQVMEAFTAEDRAKDLKDLCLGTDTLPLQKSLGLSWDLDKDCFVFQVCSAEKPFTRRGILSTVNSLYDPLGFVAPVTIKGLQKRTVHLFRCICYSNRCRCLLEGKRCRKCLPCWICYGKIQAKS, translated from the exons ATGAGTCTAAGATCAGGAAGTCAGTATAATGCTGAAGATCAGCTACCCGGGACACATCAAGGCAGGGAAAGCACGCCAAGTGTCCAGCAGGAGGATGTACGCTCACGCTCATCTAGATCAGCAAGGTCCAGTCAGATTTCATCAGCAAGTGCCCTTTTTGCCAGGGCTCGCGCCAAAGCAGAGGCTGCTCGCGTTCAGCTAGAATTTGCTGAGAAAGAGGCTGCCATTATGAAGGAAAGATCAGAGAAAGAGGCTGCCATTATGAAGGAAAGATCAGAGAAAGAGGCTgccattataaaagaaaaaactgaacAGGAAGCAAAGTTGCATATTCTTCAACGTCAGTGTGCAGCCGCTGctgcagcagcagaagcagcagcttaTGCGGATATTGAGCGGTCTGGAATGGAATCTATCCACGAAGGCCCAGATGTGCCCGAGAAACCGCTTTCCTCTGCAGAACGCACTAGGGCGTATGTCCAAGATATTTCAAGTGGCAGCTCAACAATACCGTTTCTCAATCCAAAGTCAGCTGAATTTAAACCAAAACCATCAGTACTCCTGAGCGCACGAAAAGAAACCCATGAGGCTGGCAGTAACAGAGTGATAAAAGAAGAATCCTCACCGCAGCAACCCAAACACCAGAGCATGCAAGACGTCACTAAATATCTTATCCGTAAAGAAATGGTTAATACAGGCTTCCTCAAGTTTGATGACTGCCCAGAAAATTACTGGGCATGGAAGGCTTCTTTTCTGAATGCAGTCAAAGACTTGGACTTAACAGCAGCTGAGACGCTAGACCTGATGGTAAAGTGGCTTGGGTCTGAGTCTACAGAGCATGCAAGAAGGATGCGCAGGATACACCTATTTAACCCTTCAGTAGGACTCGATATGGCCTGGCAAAGGCTAGAAGAAAGATATGGATCACCAGAGGCAATTGAAGGTGCTCTGATGAAAAGACTGGAGTCTTTCCCTAAGCTAAACAGCAAAGACAATTTAAAACTGCAAGAGCTGGGTGATATTCTTTGGGAAGTCCAGTGTGCCAAAGAAGAAGGTTATTTAAGGGGACTTGCACATTTAGATACTGCCAACGGTACTAAGCCTATAGTGGAGAAACTACCTCACCACCTGCAAGAGAAATGGGTGAGTGTTGGAGCTAAATACAAAGAAGAACATGGTGTCCCCTTCCCCCCTTTCTTTGTGTTTTCTAGGTTTGTACAGCAGCAAGCTAAGATGAGGTGCGATCCCAGTTTTTCCTTCATCACCAGCAGCCAACTGCCTAAGGCAGAAAAGCCACCTAGATCCTACAATAGGACTTCAGTGATCACCCACAAGACAACAGTTCCCTCTGAGGACCCAGGAGATTCAAGCAGCTACAAGGTAAACACCTTTGaaggccctgacagactttgcccACTTCATAAAAAGCCCCATCCTCTAAACAAGTGCAAAGGGTTCAAAAGTAAACCTATCAAGGAAAGGTTAGCCTTTCTTAGACAAAACGGCATATGCTTCAAGTGTTGTGAATCCACCAAACACATAGCTAAAGACTGCAAAATACAAGCAAATTGCTCAGAATGTGGCAGTGACAGACACATCTCAGCTCTGCACCCCAATACTTTGCATCAACCATTAGAGGTCACTGAAACCCCAAAAGATGAGGGCAGGGAGCAAAAAGATAAATCAGCTATCCCAGTAATGTCCAAATGCACTGAAATCTGTGGTGACAGTACAAATCCACGCTCATGTTCCAAGATCTGCCTAGCAACAGTGTACCCCACAGGGAAAAGAGAAAAGGCAGTAAAGATGTATGTGGTTCTGGATGAACAAAGTAACAGGTCGCTGGCAAGGTCAGACTTTTTTGATGCCTTCAACATTACATCAAGGGCAGTTCCATACACCCTAAAGACATGTGCAGGAGTGATAGAAACTTCAGGGAGAAGAGCTACTGACTTTACTATTGAGTCTCTTGACAAGAGGATCCATCTCTCACTTCCCACTTTGATAGAGTGTGATATGATACCAGATGATAAATCAGAGATCCCTACACCAGAAgtggcccttcatcatcctcatctTAATGCAATATCTCACCTTATTCCAGCTGTCCAGACAGACGTCTCTATTCTTCTACTTCTTGGAAGAGACATTCTACAGGTGCATAAGGTACGCCAACAAATTAATGGACCATTTAATGCCCCCTATGCGCAAAGACTTGACTTGGGGTGGGTTATAGTAGGAGAAGTTTGTTTGGGAGCAGCTCATCGGCCTGACAGTGTCAACACTTCTAAGACATCTGTGTTAACAAATGGACGCACGTCCCTTCTCAGTCCATGCCAAAACAGCTTTGTTGTTAAAGAAACCCTAAAACCATACTGTGGCTCTCCTTCCAGTTATGATAGGAATATTAGTAGTGGTCTGAAGACCGACAATTTAGGGAACTCAGTGTTCCAGAAGACAAAAGATGATGACAAACAAGCAATGTCCATAGATGATCAAACCTTTCTCCACATCATGGATAAAGAGACTTTCCAAGATAAGAACAACAATTGGGTAGCCCCTTTACCTTTTCGCAAACCAAGGTGTTATTTACCTAGTAACAGAGAGCAAGCCATGAAGCGCTTAAACACACTACGCAAAACTTTGCAAAGAAAGCCTGAAGTGAAAAAAGACTTTACAGAATTTATCAAAAGGATGCTGGACAATAATCATGCTGAATTAGCACCATCACTGGATAAAGGTAAAGAACACTGGTATCTGCCAATGTTTGGCGTTTACCATCCACACAAGCCAGATCAAATAAGAGTTGTGTTCGATTCCAGTGCTCAACAGGAAGGCATTTCACTAAACGATGTACTGCTGAGTGGCCCAGACCTAAATAACACACTTCTGGGTGTCCTCTTGCGCTTCAGGAAGGAGCCTATTGCCTTCACAGCTGATGTGCAAcagatgttttattgttttctagtGAGAGAGGACCATCGAGACTACCTGCGTTTCCTGTGGTACAAGGATAACGACATAGATAAAGAGGTAACAGAGTACAGAATGAGAGTACATGTTTTTGGTAACAGCCCTTCCCCCGCTGTTGCCATATATTGTATGCGGAAAGCTGCCCAGAAAGGTGCAGAACGTTATGGTCAAGATGCCAAGCACTTTGTGATGAGACATTTCTATGTAGATGACGGACTTGCTTCAGCGAACACACCTGAAGGAGCAGTTAACATTCTCAACAAAGCAAAACAAATGCTGGCAGAGTCTAATCTGCGACTACATAAGATTGCCTCTAACAGCAAACAAGTCATGGAAGCTTTCACCGCAGAAGACAGAGCTAAAGACCTCAAAGACCTTTGCCTGGGAACAGACACCCTTCCATTGCAGAAAAGTCTAGGCCTAAGCTGGGATCTAGATAAAGACTGTTTTGTGTTTCAGGTTTGTTCAGCAGAAAAGCCATTCACAAGAAGAGGGATCCTATCCACTGTTAACAGTCTCTACGACCCTCTCGGGTTTGTGGCACCAGTCACCATAAAAG GCCTGCAAAAAAGAACTGTACATCTTTTCAGATGCATCTGTTATAGCAATAGGTGCCGTTGCTTACTTGAAGGTAAGCGATGTAGGAAATGTCTGCCATGTTGGATTTGTTATGGGAAAATCCAAGCTAAGTCCTAG